From the genome of Candidozyma auris chromosome 2, complete sequence, one region includes:
- the MDS3 gene encoding Mds3p, with protein sequence MTTFLPTSSACHLLQLPPTEKDDRLNLNVRTGSASILHHSMVFTFGGLTVGLDLNTNVHVQNISKTFLSRLGPNKSKKIRKYLSGELFYLNLLSKTWFRVNIPESAPRPKPRLFHEMARGNNCIYVFGGLVFPEDGDESTDEKASRLVPCNDLWKFDLRTKSWTLLHDGSGFQLASNIPSPRYCHKITKINSLHFARKKDHCGLIIAGGQDGNSNPLYDNFAFDLVEKKYVDAGNPIFFTASSGDDNKDKASGLSQFDSVNADKNTNVNYINSVIVNFSEEVEHHHHHLHRNAHGHDRRESETHGPIVQDITTNEEESIILYSPTSNDDKSEVINPLLSFRIGKKVNKGKVMPLHRKKVDGNEHRASLIKHLVPHNLRFPTGGLFGQNLVIVGFLPNDFDISIFIYNKPTGKWSRLNIFCHHDYGSHRFWGGFAWTSHHKVVLLGNYVTSRTTSSVRYFSSMITVSLPVTNILASFELSGSHFHGPDGKKYVANETSSTEEFASASSSAEDSSSMSELDEEEIPDFNPARKFSTMSSKSESKAPGTNMSFNEYVHYAAPKVSYTKIRSVFPPAAITLGRSAYDRYGDLISDLELISTSGDRIPVSMTVLRERWGKYFIDLLAKAYVGAVDKFEFDHLQSQTSQKLRASRSSGGSQDSRKHGASSDDVSSNEPLADRHDKSFHISIPSVKPSQKDPPQFRLPFQDGPSSSSLSSKEPGAVDPHSKSTDRKPSVSSFSSANSLLTSQLQDIPPQLPIPNEPLPAVPASPTTFKPGSRKNSSDALSPRASLLHTLTVLRSIPSHGGKSPRASPFASPRGSISASHEQSITEIAVPVPNKSSSLQEEVKSSLDIIDTALERRGSSSTKESSTSESSSKKISSATPTPATARSLHEEVGEERGPHEHNHHHHHHHHYALLDFENHDAETFNIEPSLVPRKLYIPFCTSSLKAFAEYMYTGQVGNKWTLRPCLLDCMLIARYFKVPLLYDLISEVLFGIIGRKEAHIVKEGKRLKKKYLQCFRDLGRPVDSNFRLPIDEYEGFMDTVDDGYLDIALLRKSSSLHRASVSSQGSKRKPTSTSSSIPEETPYFNEGDYFQFRSKRLGSEEPKSPRSGYDSTKQATADEDKSEGDEDDILNEGNLHFLDFIENKTFGVNPRSKSVFDRSAYDSVAFMSNDAEEEEKEKSLTTTLEVLVAPDSPPPSDYVIDLIHEISSICTDVKLMLRSLNVKQMSKALKQTEEDYHKLESLARQEREVDEDNNSQITMKQTSPTRPSVTTLKTGSGSVASVPFRRSQTSEISEQIPPPSQLQGMRLSTSLNTTTSALKFTPLKSATTGGKTFSKGSLEDNKDLDRRIAQLVKEDEKKKSKAAKEEKQRLAKEEKLAAKQSKQREKEKQREELSHTKHKATPLERNHTEPQDFFSTKSNREDTDESSLFSKPSITSKDKKGSIISRIGHKLKHTEPLKHTESVDSDVRSISTTKSSSSQTSNTSKKSSRKVGLFGLRKRN encoded by the coding sequence ATGACCACTTTTCTACCCACGTCGAGTGCTTGCCACTTGCTACAGTTGCCCCCCACAGAAAAGGATGACAGACTCAACTTGAACGTGCGGACGGGCTCTGCGCTGATTCTTCACCACTCCATGGTGTTCACGTTTGGTGGGCTCACGGTCGGGTTGGACTTGAACACCAACGTGCATGTCCAGAACATTCTGAAGACGTTTTTGCTGAGGCTAGGGCCCAacaagctgaagaagataagAAAGTACTTGTCGGGTGAGTTGTTTTACTTGAATCTTCTCTCAAAGACATGGTTCAGAGTGAACATCCCGGAGCTGGCTCCAAGGCCTAAGCCAAGGCTCTTTCATGAAATGGCAAGGGGAAACAACTGCATCTATGTCTTTGGTGGGCTTGTGTTTCCTGAAGACGGAGACGAGCTGACTGACGAAAAAGCTAGTCGCTTGGTCCCCTGCAACGATCTCTGGAAGTTCGACTTGCGGACCAAAAGCTGGACTTTACTTCACGATGGCTCGGGCTTCCAATTGGCGTCCAACATTCCTCTGCCGAGGTACTGTCATAAGATTACGAAAATCAACAGTCTTCATTTTGCTAGAAAGAAAGACCACTGTGGCTTGATCATCGCCGGCGGCCAAGACGGTAACCTGAACCCTCTATACGACAACTTCGCTTTTGACcttgtggagaaaaagTACGTGGATGCTGGTAATCCGATATTCTTCACAGCGTCCTCTGGTGACGACAACAAGGACAAAGCTCTGGGCTTGTCTCAGTTCGATTCGGTCAATGCCGACAAAAACACAAACGTCAACTACATTAACAGCGTCATCGTCAATTTCTCAGAAGAGGTCGagcatcatcatcatcatcttcatcgcAATGCCCATGGCCACGATAGGCGTGAGTCGGAAACACACGGGCCTATCGTTCAGGATATCACAACAAACGAAGAGGAGTCGATAATACTATACTCTCCCACCAGTAATGATGACAAATCAGAGGTGATAAATCCACTTTTGTCCTTCAGGATAGGCAAGAAAGTCAACAAAGGTAAAGTCATGCCACTACATAGGAAGAAGGTAGATGGCAATGAGCATCGCGCGAGCTTGATTAAGCATCTTGTTCCCCACAACTTAAGGTTTCCTACAGGCGGCCTATTTGGTCAAAACCTAGTAATTGTGGGGTTCTTACCAAACGATTTCGACATATCCATATTCATCTACAACAAACCCACGGGGAAGTGGTCGAGACTTAACATATTCTGTCATCACGACTACGGCTCTCATAGGTTTTGGGGAGGATTTGCTTGGACTTCGCACCACAAGGTTGTTCTTCTAGGCAACTATGTCACGTCGAGAACAACCAGCAGTGTTCGGTACTTTTCCTCTATGATAACCGTGAGCTTGCCCGTCACCAACATCCTTGCTTCGTTTGAATTATCAGGAAGTCATTTTCATGGTCCTGATGGGAAGAAGTATGTCGCGAACGagacaagctcaacagaGGAATTTGCATCCGCAAGTTCTTCTGCCGAGGATTCGTCTTCAATGAgtgaacttgatgaagaagagataCCCGATTTCAACCCTGCTCGTAAATTCTCGACTATGTCGTCGAAAAGCGAAAGTAAGGCACCTGGTACCAACATGAGTTTCAATGAATACGTTCACTACGCAGCTCCCAAAGTTAGCTATACTAAGATCAGGTCAGTGTTTCCACCCGCAGCAATCACTCTTGGGAGAAGTGCCTATGACAGATACGGAGACCTAATTTCAGACTTGGAATTGATATCCACCAGTGGAGACAGGATACCCGTTTCCATGACAGTCTTAAGAGAGAGGTGGGGTAAATATTTCATCGATTTACTTGCAAAGGCTTACGTTGGTGCGGTCGACAAGTTTGAATTtgatcaccttcaaagccAGACTTCCCAAAAGCTCAGGGCATCAAGAAGTAGCGGCGGAAGCCAGGATTCAAGAAAACATGGAGCCTCAAGTGATGATGTGTCCAGTAACGAGCCACTCGCAGATAGGCATGATAAATCCTTTCACATCTCCATTCCATCTGTGAAACCATCTCAAAAAGACCCTCCTCAGTTTAGACTTCCTTTCCAAGATGgaccatcttcttcatctttatcttcaaaagaaccTGGTGCCGTTGATCCACACAGCAAAAGTACGGATAGAAAGCCCTCTGTTTCGTCATTTTCATCTGCGAACTCTTTGCTTACTTCACAGCTACAAGACATCCCTCCGCAATTGCCCATTCCAAACGAGCCTTTGCCCGCTGTTCCCGCCAGTCCGACAACGTTCAAGCCTGGATCTCGGAAAAACTCTAGTGATGCTTTATCGCCTCGAgcatctcttcttcacaccCTTACAGTCTTGAGGAGCATTCCCTCGCATGGCGGAAAGTCACCTAGAGCATCTCCTTTTGCTTCACCCAGAGGCTCTATTTCGGCCTCTCATGAACAATCAATTACTGAAATTGCAGTGCCAGTTCCAAACAAATCGCTGAGCTTACAAGAAGAGGTAAAGTCATCTTTAGACATAATTGACACCgctttggagagaagaggATCGTCGTCCACCAAGGAGTCCAGTACATCGGAGAGTCTGAGTAAGAAGATTTCCCTGGCTACTCCTACTCCAGCCACCGCTAGAAGCCTACATGAGgaggttggtgaagaacgAGGACCACATGAACAtaatcatcatcatcaccatcaccatcacTATGCGCTTCTTGACTTCGAAAATCATGATGCAGAAACATTCAACATCGAGCCGTCGTTGGTCCCCCGAAAACTATACATTCCTTTCTGTACCAGCTCCCTTAAGGCTTTCGCCGAGTACATGTATACTGGTCAAGTGGGGAATAAGTGGACACTTAGGCCATGTCTTCTTGACTGTATGTTGATTGCAAGATACTTCAAGGTGCCTTTGCTATATGACTTGATTAGCGAAGTTCTCTTTGGCATTattggaagaaaagaagctcacattgtgaaagaaggaaagcggttgaagaaaaaatatCTTCAGTGTTTTCGTGATCTTGGAAGACCTGTTGATAGTAATTTCAGACTTCCAATTGACGAATATGAGGGATTTATGGATACCGTCGACGATGGCTACTTAGACATTGCCCTATTGAGGAAATCTTCCAGTCTTCATAGAGCCAGTGTGTCCAGTCAAGGAAGCAAGCGTAAGCCTACCTCAACGAGCTCTAGTATCCCTGAAGAGACACCATACTTCAACGAAGGAGATTACTTCCAATTTCGAAGCAAAAGATTGGGGTCAGAAGAGCCCAAGTCACCAAGGTCAGGTTATGACTCGACAAAGCAAGCAACAGCCGACGAAGATAAATCGGAGGGAGATGAGGACGATATATTAAATGAGGGAAACCTCCATTTCCTTGACTTTATTGAGAATAAAACCTTTGGTGTCAACCCCAGATCAAAGTCGGTCTTCGACCGCCTGGCATACGACTCTGTTGCTTTCATGTCGAACgatgctgaggaagaggaaaaggAGAAATCTCTCACGACTACCTTagaagttcttgttgctcCAGATTCTCCGCCTCCAAGCGATTACGTGATCGATCTTATTCACGagatatcatcaatttgCACGGACGTAAAACTCATGTTACGTTCGCTCAATGTGAAACAAATGTCGAAAGCGTTGAAGCAGACTGAGGAGGACTACCACAAGCTTGAAAGTTTGGCTCGTCAAGAACGTGAAGTCGACGAAGACAACAATCTGCAAATCACTATGAAACAGACGTCACCTACTAGGCCATCGGTGACGACGCTAAAGACGGGCAGTGGATCTGTGGCTTCTGTTCCGTTCAGGCGTCTGCAAACACTGGAAATCAGTGAGCAGATTCCGCCACCGTCGCAATTGCAAGGCATGAGATTGTCAACGTCGCTCAACACCACAACATCGGCTCTCAAATTCACGCCTCTTAAGTCTGCAACAACAGGTGGTAAAACATTTTCTAAGGGCCTGCTCGAAGACAACAAAGATTTGGACCGGCGCATTGCACAACTTgtgaaagaagatgagaagaagaagctgaaggctgccaaagaagagaagcaaagattggcgaaagaagagaagctaGCTGCTAAACAAAGCAAGCAGAGGGAAAAGGAAAAACAAAGAGAGGAGTTGTCGCATACGAAGCACAAGGCTACTCCTCTTGAAAGGAACCATACTGAGCCACAAGACTTCTTCTCTACGAAGCTGAACCGCGAAGATACCGATGAGTCTTCGTTGTTTTCGAAGCCATCGATCACTTCGAAAGACAAGAAAGGAAGCATTATACTGCGGATCGGACACAAACTCAAACATACCGAGCCGCTCAAGCACACGGAGTCTGTTGACAGTGATGTGAGGAGTATTTCCACAACTAAATCGTCCAGTAGCCAAACGTCAAACACTAGCAAGAAGTCGTCACGCAAGGTTGGATTATTTGGGTTGCGCAAGAGGAATTGA
- a CDS encoding aldo/keto reductase — protein sequence MAPSHNHTTYRLHDGSEIPAIALGTWRSSNEDAQKAVKIALQNGYKHIDTASAYGNEEGVGKGIKESGVKRERIFLTTKLWNTEHKNPEAALDASLKRLGTDYVDLYLMHWPVSNDDDRESKDEDYDYIETYKAMQPLVETGKAKAIGISNFTKERVQKLLADKDVTIKPVVNQIEAHPLLVQPELTEYLTQENIFVEAYSPLGSQGSPLFNVPAIKEIAQKYDASVGQLLISWAVQRKTVVLPKSVNEDRIKENIQTVHLKKDDFEALTNLSGKYGVQRTNVVPWNVF from the coding sequence ATGGCACCATCCCACAACCACACCACCTACAGATTGCACGACGGTAGCGAGATCCCAGCCATCGCCTTGGGCACTTGGAGATCCAGCAACGAAGACGCCCAGAAAGCCGTCAAGATCGCCTTGCAAAACGGATACAAGCACATCGACACCGCCTCTGCCTACGGCAACGAGGAAGGCGTCGGTAAGGGCATCAAGGAGTCTGGCgtcaaaagagagagaatcTTCCTCACCACCAAGTTGTGGAACACCGAGCACAAGAACCCCGAGGCTGCGTTGGACGCCAGCTTGAAGAGGTTGGGCACCGACTATGTCGACTTGTACTTGATGCACTGGCCTGTTTCCAACGACGATGACAGAGAGTCCAAGGACGAGGACTACGACTACATCGAGACATATAAGGCCATGCAGCCGCTTGTGGAGACCGGCAAGGCCAAGGCAATTGGCATctccaacttcaccaaGGAAAGAGTTCAGAAATTGTTGGCTGACAAGGATGTGACCATCAAGCCCGTGGTGAACCAGATCGAGGCACATCCTTTGTTGGTGCAGCCAGAGTTGACTGAGTACTTGACCCAGGAGAACATCTTCGTCGAGGCTTACTCTCCGTTGGGCTCTCAGGGTTCTCCTTTGTTCAACGTTCCTGCCATCAAGGAAATTGCCCAGAAGTATGATGCTTCCGTGGGCCAGCTCCTCATCTCGTGGGCTGTCCAGAGAAAGACGGTGGTGTTGCCCAAGTCTGTTAACGAGGAcagaatcaaggagaatATCCAGACGGtgcacttgaagaaagacgaCTTCGAGGCCTTGACCAACTTGAGCGGCAAGTATGGTGTCCAGAGAACCAATGTTGTTCCCTGGAACGTGTTCTAA
- a CDS encoding acetyltransferase, which yields MQNKEINKELVQWAYDNLSNLPRGEEYEKMISGMPYDCFNRELWLARNLSTEMALDYANIRMKDFNYDLDKYYNARYEYLQKLLGKVEPDLVLEAPFYVDYGCNTKFGKKNYFNFNLTLLDCTLITFGDNVMAGPNVTFTTATHPTDPTLRLKGVEYAAPITVGNNVWFGSNIVVLPGVNIGDGAVIGAGSVVTKNVPAYTVVVGNPAKVLKTLTPEDNIEEIKEDLK from the coding sequence ATGCAGAACAAGgaaatcaacaaagagctcgTGCAGTGGGCTTACGACAATCTCTCAAACCTTCCTCGTGGAGAGGAGTACGAGAAGATGATTCTGGGGATGCCTTACGACTGTTTCAACAGAGAGCTCTGGTTGGCACGGAACTTGTCGACGGAAATGGCTCTTGACTACGCCAACATTCGTATGAAAGATTTCAACTACGACCTTGACAAGTACTACAACGCCCGCTACGAGTACTTGCAGAAGCTCTTGGGCAAAGTGGAGCCCGACCTTGTACTTGAGGCGCCCTTCTACGTCGACTACGGGTGCAACACCAAGtttggaaagaagaattacttcaatttcaatctTACCCTTTTGGATTGCACGTTGATAACGTTTGGCGATAACGTCATGGCCGGACCCAACGTGACCTTCACCACGGCGACCCACCCAACCGACCCCACACTCCGATTGAAGGGCGTCGAGTACGCTGCTCCTATCACTGTGGGCAATAACGTGTGGTTTGGCAGCAATATTGTTGTATTGCCGGGCGTGAACATTGGCGACGGCGCTGTGATTGGAGCTGGCAGTGTCGTGACCAAGAATGTCCCTGCCTACACGGTTGTTGTGGGCAACCCGGCCAAGGTCTTGAAGACATTAACACCTGAAGATaacattgaagaaatcaaggaggACTTGAAGTGA